Part of the Tolypothrix sp. PCC 7910 genome, TTTTATGAAACAACGGTATTTCTTACCAGAGGCTAGCATTCTCAATTTAAATCCCCGCCTGAAATCAGGATTACTAAGTTGGGATTGTGCTATCCTCGCCTCGCGCCAGGGTGGTAAATCCCAATTTTTGACTGCTTGCTTGTTAATTTTGGCTGTGGCTTTGAGTCCCCTAGGAGCAAGTGCGGCTGATATTACTCAACAACTGCACCGTCCGTTAGACCGTTCGACGTTACGAGACTCAAGAGATCAAGCAGATAGCTTATTAAATATCGGTGAACAACAATACCAGTTAGGTTATGCCGATAAAACTCTTGATTCTTGCTTGCAAGCACTAGAAATTTATCACTCCTTGGGTGACTACAAAGCCCAAGGTATGACTTATGATTTGCTAGCGAAAGCGTACATCCAGCTAGACCGTTTGCAAGAAGGGGAAGATGCATTACGCCGGAGGTTAGCGATCGCTCGCGATACTAAAGATTTTCAGTCTCAGATTTTTGCACTGAATAACATTAGTACAGTGCTGCTACAAAAAGGAGAATTTGTCCCAGCAGGTAAAACCGTACAAGAAGCACTGGAAATCGCCCAAAATGTCCAAAATATTGCTGGACAAGGATTGTCTTTGAGTAATTGGGGACTGGTAAATGCCAGAGTTGGCAATTACAGCAAGGCAATAAAATTGTATGAAACTGCTTTGTCTTTCCGTCGCCAAAGTGGTGATGTGATTGGTGAGACAAATACCCTTAATAATTTGGGTGATGCGTACCTAGCAATGGGTAATTATGACGATACCATTGGCACTTATGGTGCTGCTCTGAGGATAGCGAAAACTACAAGCGATCGCACTAATTATGTAAGAGCAATTGACGGTTTAGTCACAGCTCACAGTTCTGTAGGACGCAATGAGCGTGCTTTTGACTTATTAGAACAACGTCTAGCAATGGCTAGAGACTCACAAAATCTCCGAGAAGAATTTGGAGTTTTTATGGCCTATGCCAACATATACGAAAAACTCAATAATTATCTCACTGCTCGGAACTTTTACGAAAGAGCGCTCGTATTAGCGCGAACCCTGGAAGACAGCAAGCAGGAGGTATTTTTGGTTGACAAGCTGACTAGATTACCCAAACGCTAATACAATTTTAGATTTTGGATTGTAGATTGCGAATTAAACCACGCCTATTTTGAAAACTTTAGTTCTTTTCAGAATCGGTGTTAATTTCCAAATAATAAACTATTGCCTATTACCTTTTGGTTTTTGAAGGCATTCAGTTAATAATAGTAGGACTGGAATTACCAGCCCTACTATTATTTTTACAAATAACAAATTACGGATGACAAAGGACTAATGACTAATTCAAAAATACTGAGCCATTTGATTGAATTCGCATAGCTTTTGCATCTTGAGCTACGTCTGTAGTTTCATTCAATCTGACTTCTAATAATCCGGTTTCGGAGGGTTGTGCATTCACTGACAATAATCCGCCATCTTCGCGTTGGAATGTCACTGTGATCGGCGCACGTAAATTTTGTAGTACTACATCAGATTTTCCACTAAGCGATCGCTCATTAGTATCGCCAATAACTTGATAAGTTACATTAGCGCCAGTATCATTCACCAGTCTGACATTAACATTACCATTGTTGAGCGCTACTGTTGCAACTGGACGTTGTCCCTGTTGGCTGAGGGAAGGTTCAGTTACAGAATTTTGTTGAGAAGGAACCTGCTGTGGGGTGGAATATGTAGTTGAATTTTGAGTTGTTGAACTCTGAGTTTGTGTATTTTGCTGGGAGCGATTATAAGGCGCTTCGTTTAAAATTCTGGGATTAGGATTAAGTCGTGAATTAGAAGTAAGTCCTGGCGCTTCTCCACCTACACCTGTATTTGTTTGTTCTTGTGATGAGGTCGCAGAATTATTAGGAACTGTCCCTTGGGATTGAACTTGTTGAGTTAAAGCATTAGGAGGACATCCTTGGGGAACCAAAACACGACTGTTGTGCGGTTCTTCATAGAAAATTCTGGGACAAGGATTAACTTTGCCCACAGAACTAGGCTGTGGTGTTGCTGGTATTGGTGTTTGTGCAAGTGCTGGTACACTCATCAGTAAACCGCCACAGAGAGCAGCCAAAATTTCAGCCGACTTACGAAACTTTTGCGAATTGCTATTCATGGTACACTCCTAGAGTCTCAAATTAAATTATTTTTGAGTTCGATAAATAAGCAAATTACATGAGGCAATAAACTTGCACTTATTACCCTCAAATATTGAAATTATTTGCTTGTTATAATTTTGATTTCAATGATTTAAATCTAACAATTAATAGAAAATTATGTATCTAACTAAAGGATTGAAAATTTAAGTGAATTAGAGTAAGTCTTTATTTCTTGAGAATGAGGTAATTAATTACTATTTATAATTAAGTCGGGATAATATTAATTAGCTTTTATCTTATTAATACATCCGCTTTAAATACTAGTTAATTGAAAAATAATTAAACTTTTTAAAGATAGTATTTTTGCAGATTTTTAGCAGTCAAAATTAGCAGTTTATTAGGGCACTGATGCGTTACGCTATCGCTAACGCATCCTACGTGAAATTTAAAAATAAATTATGAGTCCTATAGATAGTGAAATTCACCCATGACAGCAATTTTTACTATCTAACTTAGTAGGCGAATTAATCCCAATTCATCTGTCATAAGAAACAAATGCCAATTCCAGCATTAAGACTCGAGAGTTATAGGTAAAGTCACGGTAAAAGTAGTACCTTTACCAAGACGGCTTTCTACTTGAATTTGACCTTGATGATGTTCGACAATAGCTTGGGCGATCGCTAACCCTAATCCTGAACCCGTAGAAATTTCTGTAGCTGTATTGCCATTACTATGGGTACGCGCCGGATCTACTCGATAAAAGCGGTCAAATAACTTTGGTAGTGCATCCCCAGGAATACCAACCCCAGTATCACTGACTTTAACCTGTAATTGAGCGCTACTGTAGCGCAAGCCAGCAACGCGATTGATACCTTCTAACCGCGCTAATTCTACATCGACCCGTCCACTAGATGGGGTATATTGCACAGCGTTCCCAATCAAATTAGTGAACAGTCGCACCAATTGATCCCAATTACCTACAAGTGTGAACCAATCTTCAGACAGTTCGGGGTTAGTGTCTCCAGGTGTAGGATCTACCAAGTCCAAAGCCAGGCTGATTTTCTTTTCCCTAGCTAATAATTGCTGTTCTTCTAGAACTTCCATTAGCAAAGCATCCAAGGGACAAGAGGAAAAGTTATCTTTGCTAATGCCACTATCTTGACGTGCCAAAAACAGTAAATCATTAACTAACCTACCCAAGCGTTGGGTGAGTCTTTCTACTAATTTTAATTGTTGGCGATAGTGTAAAGATGCCGTCGGTTCTACTTCTGCTGACTCTAAATCAGCCAAGGCAACTTGTACATTAGTTTGAATTAAAGTAATCGGACTTCTCAATTCATGAGAAGCATCGGCGGTAAATTGCTTCAGCCGTTGATAGGAATCCCCTACTGGTTCCATTGCTTTACCAGACAAAAACCAACCGCTTGCGCCAACAGAAAGCACCATTAACCACGTACCAAGAGCCAAATCCAACAAGAACTGACGGCTAGGTTTAGTAACTTCAAACCAGGGATGGCTAACACGCAGATACCCTAACACTTGGCGGCCCACTTCTACACGATGGGTGACTTGACGTAATAAAACTGGTGACTTTTCCCATCCTTCATCAGTCACACGCACAGTTTCACCAGTGCGATTTGCATGAATAGGAACATTCAAAGGCGTGGATAGAGTTGACCAAAGTAATTTGCCATTCGCACTAAACCATTCCAAATCAATATGATCGTCTTCTACTGTGTCAGTATTATCACGAAAACTGGCTTCTACATTAATGCGTAATGCCTCATTGCCACTATTAACTGGCTCAATGACGAGCGATCGCTCTACTACTTCCACAACATGATTGAGAGTATCATCAATCCGCTCAATCAATGTATTGCGGACATAGAAATATACTCCACTGGCAAATAATAAGAGTAATACAGCCGTTACAGCAGTGTACCAAAGAGCCAGGCGGCGGCGAGTAGCTTGGAACATGGGGATTGGGGATGGGGTAATTGGTAATTGGTAATTGGTAATTGGTAATGGGAACTGCGAAATTATTCAGCAGTCAACAGTCAACCGCAAAAAGTCTCTCGCTTGCTTACACTATTTCATTTACTATGTTTATTATTCAGTTGCATGGGCTGCAACTATCCGCCCTAAGGTGATCATGGCAAAATCCAAAAAGAGCGCTACTACTCCCATCAATCTGAGCGATTCACAATACTATATCAACCGAGAATTAAGCTGGTTAGAGTTTAATAACCGAGTTTTACATGAAGCTTTCGACCAGCGAACGCCTCTTTTGGAAAGACTCAAGTTTTTGGCGATATTTACCTCTAACTTGGATGAGTTCTTTATGGTCAGGGTTGCAGGTTTAAAGCAACAAGTCGAGGCAAAAGTTACTCAGTTAAGTCCTGATGGCCGCACACCACAACAACAGCTAGATGATATCAGGTTTACCCTCAGTCCCCAGGTAACTAAACAGCATCAGCATTTTGAGCAAATACTCAGACCGTTATTGGCGCAAAATAAAATACATATTCTGGATTATATAGAGTTAACTGATAAACAACGGAATTATTTAGATAACTATTTTGAAGAACAAATTTTTCCCGTTTTAACTCCCTTAGCTGTTGATCCTAGCCATCCTTTCCCCTATATTTCCAATCTCAGTCTGAATTTGGCTGTGGTGGTGAAAAATCCCGAAACAGAAGAAGAATTTTTTGCCAGAGTCAAAGTCCCGAAAGTTTTACCACGATTTATACCCTTACCTCCAGAGTTAGGAATTTATCACAACGGTCAACCTGCTCACTGGACTGGTGTACCTTTAGAACAGGCGATCGCACATAATTTAGATTCCCTATTTCCGGGAATGAATATTCAGGAATATCACCCTTTCCGCATTACTCGTGATGCTGATTTGGCTTTGGAAGAAGATGAAGCTGATGATTTACTCTTGGCGATTGAACAGGAATTGCGAAAACGCCGCATAGGTGGAACCCCAGTCCGCTTAGAAATCCAATCCCAAACTCCCGAAGGAGTGCGATCGCGTTTATTGGAAGATTTGGAATTAAGCGAAAGCGATGTTTACGAAGTCAATGGACTTTTGGGATTGCGGGATTTAATGTACTTTCTGTCATTACCGCTATCGGAATTTAAAGATCCACCACGACAATCTGTAGTTCCTTCCCGCTTGCAATGGTTACGAGAACCTAGCGTCAGTTCGGAAATCCCAGAGGTAGAGGAAGGAAAAGACTTTTTCGCAGTCATCAGTGAAAAGGATTTGTTAGTACACCATCCTTATCAATCTTTTTCCTCAACCGTAGTGCGCTTTATTACCCATGCTGCCCATGACCCGAATGTCCTGGCGATTAAAATGACCCTTTACCGGACTTCTGGGGACTCGCCTATTGTTAATGCTTTAATTGCAGCTGCAGAAAATGGCAAGCAAGTATCTGTATTGGTGGAATTAAAAGCGCGGTTTGATGAAGAGAATAATATTTATTGGGCGAGACGTTTAGAAAGAGTCGGGGTTCACGTTGTCTATGGTTTAGTGGGACTGAAAACTCACTGTAAAACGATCATGGTTGTGCGTCGAGAAAAAGACCGGATGCGGCGCTATGTCCATATTGGTACTGGTAACTATAATCAAAAAACTGCACGACTATATACAGATTTAGGATTATTCACTTGCAACGAAGAAATTGGTGCTGACATTACTGACTTATTCAATTTTTTGACAGGTTACTCCCGGCAAAAGTCTTATCGCGAATTATTAGTTGCACCTGTGAATATGCGCGATCGCTTTTTAGCACTAATTCATCGGGAAATCGAAAATGCCAAAAATGGGATTACTGGAAGAATTGTTGCCAAAATGAATTCTTTAGTAGATCCGCAAATTATTGCAACTTTATATGAAGCTTCCCGCGCTGGAGTCCAAATCGATTTGATTATCCGCGGTGTTTGCTGCTTGCGCCCAGGACTAAAAGATATTAGTGAAAATATTCGGATTATTAGCATAGTCGGTCGCTTTTTAGAACACTCCCGGATTTTTTATTTTTACAACAATGCCCAGGAAGAAATCTATATTGGTAGCGCCGATTGGATGCGTCGTAACCTAGACCGCCGTGTGGAAGTAATTACCCCAATTAAAGATCCAGATATTGCTAAAGATTTGCAAGAAATCTTAGGAATTATGCTAGCAGACAATCGCCAAGCTTGGGAATTACAAAGCAATGGCAGCTATATCCAAAGGCAACCCTGCGATCGCGCACCAGAAGCTCACTCCCAACAAAGCCTCATCAATATGGCATTACGCTCAACTAGCATTAGCTCAAACCTGATTGATACAAAAAAGAATTCCTTCTATCTTGACAATTAGCTAAATCTACTACTTTTATAAAACTTTAATTTTTCCTCACAAAATCTAAATTATTTAGTGAGCTAAAAGCCAAATTATTCAACCATAGGATAGAGTAACTCTCAGGACTAATTACCATAAACTATAAAAGTTATTGTACTTAAACTTTTAAATGTTAATGTTGTCCTGTGAGTCTTCTACCTTGCGTGTTTTAGTGGTTGATGATCACGAACTAACCCGCCTAACCCTACAATTAGCTTTTTCTTGTCAACAAAATATCCAAGTAGTAGGTTTAGCCAGCAATGGTCAAGAAGCTATAGAAATGGTTAAACGGTACCAACCTGATGTAATTGTTCTAGATTTGCAAATGCCTGTTATGGATGGCTGGAGTGCTTCAGCGCACATTAAAGCTATTTCTCCCACAACACAAATCCTGGCTTACTCTTCAGTGGAAGATGCAAATTTCCATCCCAATGGTATGTCTAGCTTCGATGAGTTTTGTAAAAAAGATGTACCGACAACCGAACTCATCGCTATGGTAAGAGAGTTAGGAAACCGTGCAATAAATCACTAAGTTCCAACATAAATGATCCAATATAGTGAAAGTGCTTGATTAACCCAAGCGCAAGAGAATTCTAGGGACTTAGGGACATGATAGCTATTAAAAGCGTTGGTAAAGTTGATTAATAACTTTACCAACGCAGTTTTGTATTTTTATTTAAATCTAGATACGCTTAGTTATTTTCTGTCTCGGGAACAGTGCGTCTAAATTCATCAACTAAATCATCTAATTCTTCCAATGCTTGATTTACATCAATTCTCAAAGTACCAATATTTGGTTGTTCTAAGAGACTGAGTAAATATTCGCGTTTGCTTTGAACGATGGCGATTCGTTCTTTTATAGTCTGTATATCCATTGTTTTGTTTGCATTCTTTAACTCTCTTCCAGTTTAACTGAAGCGTTGGAATTCACCCATTCTCTACAGGTGAGAAATTAGAGACTTTCAATTCAAAAAATATCCTATCGTTATGTAGGCAGAGAGTTCACGTAATTCACGTAGGATGCGTTAGCGATAGCGTAACGCATCCGTGCTGAGATTTTTTCAGAAATCAAATCGGATTCCTATATCTGTCACAAACATTATTTGAATTGGTATCAGCCTCAGCAACCAGAGAAATTGTCAAGTTCCCTGAGTCACGTAAAGCATTCACAATCAACTGTTCAGTGTGGCTACTATACGGCATATTCAGAAACGCCGCTGTTGTCAAAGCTTCAATGTTAGCAACATCACCAGGCACTTCTTTTCGTATTGTGATATTCATTATTGGTGTTCTAGAATCTGCGCTATATGGCAGCATTCACAATCAACTTAGAGAGATTTAGATCCCCAACTTTTTCAAAAAATTGGGGATCTGCTGATCAATCCAAATTCTAAAATTCTAAAATCCCATTGCTTCAGCAACCGCGCCTAATTCTGCCTCAATTCCTTGTTTAAATTGGCTGTGGCTGTGCTTAATGGCTGTATCTGGGTCTTTTAAACCATTACCGGTGAGGACGCACACAACTGTTGCTCCTGAAGGAATTTGGTCTTTCACTTGCAACATTCCAGCTACGGAAGCTGCACTAGCTGGTTCGCAGAAAACGCCTTCTGTTGATGCTAGCAATCTGTAAGCATCAAGAATTTCCTCATCAGTAACAGCATGGAAGTTTCCTTGACTAGCTGATTTAACTGCCACAGCTTTTTCCCAACTTGCAGGATTACCAATGCGAATCGCTGTTGCTATTGTTTCGGGATGCTGTACTGGCTGACCGTTAACTAAAGGCGCTGCACCTGCTGCTTGGAAGCCCATCACCTTGGGTAGGCGATCGCATTTCCCTACTTGGTGGTATTGACAAAATCCCATCCAATATGCTGATATATTCCCCGCATTGCCAACTGGGATACATAGCCAGTCTGGGGCGTTACCTAAAACATCAACAATTTCAAAGGCGGCTGTTTTCTGCCCTTCTAAACGATAGGGATTGACAGAATTCACCAAGGTGATGGGGTAGCTTTCTGCCATCTCACGAACAATTTCTAAGGCGCGGTCAAAATTTCCTTTTACCGCCAGCACTTCTGCCCCATATAGTAAAGCCTGTGCTAACTTACCCAGCGCTACATAACCATCGGGAATCAGCACAAAAGCCTTCATTCCTCCACGCCTAGCATAAGCGGCGGCTGCTGCTGAGGTGTTACCTGTACTGGCACAAATTACCGCCTTTGCCCCTGCTTCCTTCGCCTTGGAAATTGCCATTGTCATTCCCCGGTCTTTGAAGCTACCAGTGGGGTTAAGACCATCGTATTTGACAAAAACGCGGACTTGTCTGCCAATACGTTCTGCGATCGCTGGCACTGGAATTAGCGGTGTATTCCCCTCTAATAAAGTGACAACGGGCGTTGTTTCGCTGACAGGCAAGTATTCCCGATAGGCTTCGATCAGTCCGGGCCAAGGTTGGCGATGAGATTTAGCAGCAGATAGGCTTACAGTCACGGTAATTTATATCAGTTTTTTTCGTGCAAACAGAAAAATTTCAATGGTAAACATCTTGCACCAAGAGACGCTCTCATCACAAGAACAAAGTAATTTTTATAGTGCGGGCGTTTTACCTAGATTTTTATTTACCATTTTCCAGTCAGCTTTGTCAGAAGTTTTGCTAAAAGCGAATCTCATCTGTGATGTTTTTTCTGGAACACAGCCATCACAATTTGAGTCTCTTATCACAAAACTATAAACCCATTAGAGTAAATGATTGAAAGTATACAATCATTTAACAAAGCTTAAAACTACATTATTATATTATCTCTAATGGTGTGAGTTGAGTTGTGGATTTAAATAACTATGTCTACCAGTTCTTCTACTAGTGTTTCCGATCGCTCTTCCCAAGAACTTTGGGCCAGCCAGTTAAATAAGGCTTATTACCAAGACGATCAACAAGCTAAATTAATGCACCTGCGAGCAGAGGTTGAATCTTTGCTGTTACAGTTGCAAAGCCTGAAGGAGCAACGTCTGTCTGCTGATTGCCAAGAGCAATAAGTTAAGCACAGGCTGAAGGTTGAATTCTGGAGGCTCAAGGCTAAAACAGCCAATTTTTTGCACCCCTAGATTAAACTAGATTTCCTGATAGGGTTGCGCCTAAGACAACTAAATTCATCCTTTATACTTCAGCCTTCAACCTTCCTGCGGCTGTTATTCAAAGCGTTGATTTTTCTTTGACCAGCGCTTGAGGCTATATTTATCACCATTTTCTACTAATAGCGCTAGAGATTGTCCCTCTGCAAGTTGGGCTATCCCTGTTAGTGTTTGGTGGTAATTTTGCTGAAACTCAGTATAAATTACCTTACCACTATCAGACAAGATTAAAGTGCGGGGACGAGAAAAATTTTTTGCTGCTTCTGCGTCAACCCCTAGATGATTTAATGATGCGATCGCTTCATCTGAGATAGTTAGCACACTTTCTGGATGAGGGTTATTGGTTAAATTTAAGACTTGCACGGGCCAATAGCCTATTTGTTGCAACATTTGTGGCAGACTAGGCATGGCACCATTGGGAATTTGACCTGATTGTTGTAAGGACTTCCATACTGTTGGTAACATTGCTGACACTCTGGCTGGATCTTGTTTTGATAGTTCTTCCAGAGTGATAGGGGATGGTTGTACCCATTCCAGCGCCGCATCTGTTAAAGCTAAAGGTCGGGGTTGGAGATGATTTTGATTTTCAGCTATTGGTTGTCCGGATACAAGGAGGCGTAAAACACCTGCTTGCAATTGCACTCCTTTGATTGTGGCGGTGGTCATTTGTTGTTCTCCGTTGGGCAACCAAACCACTATCAAAATTGTTGGGTCACTGCTAATACCCAAGGTATCCCACATAAATTTGGCAGGAGAAATCTTAGGTAATTGGAAATTCCCAAAGGGGAAATTTAGCCAGCGTTTACCGTCGTTAAATGCACTCACCTCTACTTGATACCAAACTTCGTTATCTGTGAGTTGTAGTTCTGTTGTGAGGTTTGGTCTGAGCCAGTCAGTTTTGTTCACTTGGGTGACGAGTTGCACTGAACCAATAATCCGACTGGGCTGAGTAGAAAGGATTTTTGGTCTGATACCCTCGTTACTTAAGCTGCTTAACAAACCTTCAATATAAGTGATTGTCTCTGGGTTAATTTTGGGTTGTGCTTTCAACCAAGAAATAGCGTGTTCTTCTCCCCGTTGAACAGCTAATACCAATGCACCCCAAGCTATAACCTCTGGCCGATTGGGATTGACTCGTAATGCTGTGGTGATGCGATTCCATAACCGTCCCCCATCCATTTGCAGCAGAGTCGCAATTTCTGGGACATTTTGCGGCGAAGCTTCAAATACCTCTAAAGCTTTTTGCCAGCGACCATCAATTAAATCTGCTAGCACTTCTTGAGAGGGAATTGCCCAAGTTTTATCAGCTTCGGTTTTAGTAAGTTGGGAATGTAGGTGAATCACATCAATTTGCGCTTGTGCTGCTACGGGAAGCGTGGCTTTTTGCTTTTTTTGTAATGATTGCAACCACTCAAAAGAGGGAGTCCACAGCCCACTCCGGGCTAGTAATAAAGCATTTTGGTAAGCAGGAGTTTTTAAGGCTGGTATTTTTAAGGAAATTTCTTCTAAAGCAATGGGATGGGGAAATAATTTTAAAGGTTTGATTTGGTAAATGCGTAACCGTGGTTCTAAACCTATAGTTTGATCGACAACTAACTCTTTAACACTATCTCCAGTTACCTGCTGCCATTTCGGTAGTTGTCCATTGGGGCTTTTCCAAGTCAACATCTGTTGCAAAGTACTACGTTCTGGATTGTAGTAGACAATGTTACCGTAGGCGATCGCACTGGTTCCCTGGGGCAGTTTACCTTGTAAATTTAGCCATAACCCTGATGATGTGCCACCCGGAAAGCGATTTACTTCAGTTAAAGGTAAGGGTTGGCTGTTTTCTGGGTTTTCTAATTCCACTTCATCAGCAGTAGAAACTACAAAAGATTCTTCTGGCCCAGTTATGGCTAGCTGACTGGCTAGACGGTAGTATTTTTCCGTTGGAGATGGTAATTCTAAATCTTGAGATTGTTGATAAACCCTCAGTTCTACCAAGGCTTGACAATCATTCAGGCAATCAGGACGCTGTTGAAAAACTGGCAGCAAAAAAGACTGTTGTTTATCCTTTGGTACAGCTATAGTTTCCCCAGCTATGAGTTTTTTTTGACTCAGGCTAAGTTTAATTTGTTTGAGAGTCAGGGGTTTATCTTTGTAATTCCCCCGAGATATTTGTGC contains:
- a CDS encoding tetratricopeptide repeat protein — encoded protein: MKQRYFLPEASILNLNPRLKSGLLSWDCAILASRQGGKSQFLTACLLILAVALSPLGASAADITQQLHRPLDRSTLRDSRDQADSLLNIGEQQYQLGYADKTLDSCLQALEIYHSLGDYKAQGMTYDLLAKAYIQLDRLQEGEDALRRRLAIARDTKDFQSQIFALNNISTVLLQKGEFVPAGKTVQEALEIAQNVQNIAGQGLSLSNWGLVNARVGNYSKAIKLYETALSFRRQSGDVIGETNTLNNLGDAYLAMGNYDDTIGTYGAALRIAKTTSDRTNYVRAIDGLVTAHSSVGRNERAFDLLEQRLAMARDSQNLREEFGVFMAYANIYEKLNNYLTARNFYERALVLARTLEDSKQEVFLVDKLTRLPKR
- a CDS encoding cell wall metabolism sensor histidine kinase WalK, with translation MFQATRRRLALWYTAVTAVLLLLFASGVYFYVRNTLIERIDDTLNHVVEVVERSLVIEPVNSGNEALRINVEASFRDNTDTVEDDHIDLEWFSANGKLLWSTLSTPLNVPIHANRTGETVRVTDEGWEKSPVLLRQVTHRVEVGRQVLGYLRVSHPWFEVTKPSRQFLLDLALGTWLMVLSVGASGWFLSGKAMEPVGDSYQRLKQFTADASHELRSPITLIQTNVQVALADLESAEVEPTASLHYRQQLKLVERLTQRLGRLVNDLLFLARQDSGISKDNFSSCPLDALLMEVLEEQQLLAREKKISLALDLVDPTPGDTNPELSEDWFTLVGNWDQLVRLFTNLIGNAVQYTPSSGRVDVELARLEGINRVAGLRYSSAQLQVKVSDTGVGIPGDALPKLFDRFYRVDPARTHSNGNTATEISTGSGLGLAIAQAIVEHHQGQIQVESRLGKGTTFTVTLPITLES
- the ppk1 gene encoding polyphosphate kinase 1, which codes for MAKSKKSATTPINLSDSQYYINRELSWLEFNNRVLHEAFDQRTPLLERLKFLAIFTSNLDEFFMVRVAGLKQQVEAKVTQLSPDGRTPQQQLDDIRFTLSPQVTKQHQHFEQILRPLLAQNKIHILDYIELTDKQRNYLDNYFEEQIFPVLTPLAVDPSHPFPYISNLSLNLAVVVKNPETEEEFFARVKVPKVLPRFIPLPPELGIYHNGQPAHWTGVPLEQAIAHNLDSLFPGMNIQEYHPFRITRDADLALEEDEADDLLLAIEQELRKRRIGGTPVRLEIQSQTPEGVRSRLLEDLELSESDVYEVNGLLGLRDLMYFLSLPLSEFKDPPRQSVVPSRLQWLREPSVSSEIPEVEEGKDFFAVISEKDLLVHHPYQSFSSTVVRFITHAAHDPNVLAIKMTLYRTSGDSPIVNALIAAAENGKQVSVLVELKARFDEENNIYWARRLERVGVHVVYGLVGLKTHCKTIMVVRREKDRMRRYVHIGTGNYNQKTARLYTDLGLFTCNEEIGADITDLFNFLTGYSRQKSYRELLVAPVNMRDRFLALIHREIENAKNGITGRIVAKMNSLVDPQIIATLYEASRAGVQIDLIIRGVCCLRPGLKDISENIRIISIVGRFLEHSRIFYFYNNAQEEIYIGSADWMRRNLDRRVEVITPIKDPDIAKDLQEILGIMLADNRQAWELQSNGSYIQRQPCDRAPEAHSQQSLINMALRSTSISSNLIDTKKNSFYLDN
- a CDS encoding response regulator transcription factor, which gives rise to MLMLSCESSTLRVLVVDDHELTRLTLQLAFSCQQNIQVVGLASNGQEAIEMVKRYQPDVIVLDLQMPVMDGWSASAHIKAISPTTQILAYSSVEDANFHPNGMSSFDEFCKKDVPTTELIAMVRELGNRAINH
- the thrC gene encoding threonine synthase, which translates into the protein MTVSLSAAKSHRQPWPGLIEAYREYLPVSETTPVVTLLEGNTPLIPVPAIAERIGRQVRVFVKYDGLNPTGSFKDRGMTMAISKAKEAGAKAVICASTGNTSAAAAAYARRGGMKAFVLIPDGYVALGKLAQALLYGAEVLAVKGNFDRALEIVREMAESYPITLVNSVNPYRLEGQKTAAFEIVDVLGNAPDWLCIPVGNAGNISAYWMGFCQYHQVGKCDRLPKVMGFQAAGAAPLVNGQPVQHPETIATAIRIGNPASWEKAVAVKSASQGNFHAVTDEEILDAYRLLASTEGVFCEPASAASVAGMLQVKDQIPSGATVVCVLTGNGLKDPDTAIKHSHSQFKQGIEAELGAVAEAMGF